One genomic region from bacterium encodes:
- a CDS encoding methyltransferase domain-containing protein — protein MDLTEIFRIKAVLPFVRGRLLDIGCGYNNLVKRYKGEGVGVDIFDWGERPNYVVERTDCLPFEDETFDTITFLACLNHIPYRVSVLKEARRILKKDGRIIITMIAPLIGKIAHLIEIKDELMRGEIHQNEKHGLSLQDIKAIFKEANLIIEKTKSFEFGLNKIYLLKKQ, from the coding sequence ATGGACCTGACGGAAATCTTCAGGATAAAAGCAGTGCTTCCTTTTGTAAGAGGAAGATTACTTGACATTGGTTGTGGTTATAATAATCTTGTTAAAAGATATAAGGGAGAAGGAGTAGGGGTTGATATTTTTGATTGGGGAGAAAGACCGAATTATGTTGTTGAACGAACTGATTGCTTACCATTCGAAGATGAAACATTCGATACCATAACTTTTCTTGCGTGTTTAAATCATATTCCGTATCGTGTATCAGTTTTGAAGGAAGCACGGCGGATATTGAAAAAGGATGGGAGAATAATTATAACAATGATAGCCCCGTTAATTGGAAAGATAGCACATTTGATAGAAATCAAGGATGAATTAATGAGAGGGGAAATACATCAAAATGAGAAACATGGCTTAAGTCTTCAGGACATTAAAGCAATCTTCAAAGAAGCAAATTTGATTATTGAAAAAACTAAATCATTTGAATTTGGTTTAAATAAAATTTATCTCTTAAAAAAACAGTAA